The following DNA comes from Streptomyces sp. NBC_00690.
CCCCCACCGCACCGACCTCCACACCTGGCTCGAATACCAACGCACAGCCCACCGCAAAGGCGAACTCGCCCCCTGGCAAACCGCCTTCCTTGACGCCCACGGCATGCTCTGGAACCCCGCCGAAGCCAGCCGCGACACCTTCATCACCTACGCCGAAGACTGCGCCCGCGACACCGGAGGACTCGCCGTCCCCGTCTCCTACACCGCCCCCGACGGCACCAAAGTCGGCGAACGCCTACGCAACTACCGCGCCAGCGCCAAAAACCACACCATCGACACCCGCCTGCGCACAGAACTCAACCGCATCGACCCCCACTGGTACCCCGCCTGGGACTTCCGCTGGCAGAGCAACTACCAGACCGCCGCCCACCGCCACCACCACGGCCAAAGCCTCACCCAGCCCGGCGACGGCCGCGCCTACCGCACCTGGCTCCGCAACCCCGGCGACCATCTCACCATCGACCAGGAACAACTCCTGAGAGAGATCGGCCTCACCGACGACGAGACCGTCCTGACCGGATAGTCAGTCCGGCATTTCTCGACGAGCACTGTCCAGGGCGGAACCCGCGCACCGCCTTCGCCCGGCAACCGAAACTCCTTCCGCCGGAAGCAGACATGTCCGGTGCAGCGCATCGGGATGACGAGAGACGGCCACGCCGAACAGTTCGACGGAGCGCACCGCGTCGCCGGGGCGTCGTGGGGCAGGTAGCGGCGCATCTCACCTGGTCCTTGGTGCGGAGGGTGGACCGCCAGTCCTTGCCGGGGGGCCCGAAGTAGGCCGCGGCGAGGGCCGGCTGGGTCTGGAGATGGTCGCTGTGAGAGAAGATCCCGGGAGGATGGCTCCCCGGCCGCGGCCGCCGCGCAGACGACGGCGTGGTGGTCGCGTGCGTCGCAGGCAGCCGGGCCAGGAACCCGCTTGCAGAACTCGGTACATCGCCCGCGAGCGGCGACGGTTCCCGAAATTGCGGCGTCGTCAGAGAAGTTGGTCAGCATCGCCGCGTTCAGCGTCAGGCTGGAGAATGCCTTGAGGGAAGGCCCGAGCGATCCAGCTTTCTGGTGCCCCGACCTCGCGCAGGGCCCCGATCCGCTCTTCGTGGTCGCATCGGCCCCGATCCGTATGGATCCGCAGATACAAGGGATCGTTTCGACGGGTGTCGCGGCTGCCGAAGTAGAAGGAGCACGTGTGCCCCCACTGGCCGGGGGTGTCCGGTTCACCGCAGAAGCAGAACCGGTCAGACACCTGTACCGGCAGCCCCCACCGCAGGTGGCACAGCCGCTCCAGGAGCCGGTCGTGCCCGAGAGCGTGAGGGCGCGCGGAGTGGGCGTCGATCTTCCATCCCTCGCCCTCGTCCCAACACTGGACACGGTAGAAGGCACCGACCGTGTGGAAGAGAGCGATCCGCCGTAGCAAGGCGTTTCCCACTTCCGCCCGTCTGGATCGCGCACACTGCAGACCGGGGCAGGCGTCGATGTACGCGGCCTCTACGGGATCAAGCCGCTGGCCCGTCCATAGCGGTCGCACACCATGGCCCACACACCAGCGCGCATGTCGTCGCAGAACCACCTCCCAGCTCTCTGCCTGCTTGCTGGGAAGGGCCAGGACAAGAGCCGCCGTTCGTCCGAGATCATTCACCATGTGCAGCCGTAGTTGCCGACCGCGGGCAACAACACCGCTCACCCGCAGTCCTGGAATACCGGCCGGTTCATCTTGCGTGCGCGGTGCGGGGGCCGTGGGCAGCAGACGACTCAGACAGTACTCAGGAAAGGAATACCGTTCCCGGCCGAGGTAAGCGTCGAGATGCAAGGTGACAGACATGGCGGAACTGGTCACCGACGCGATCCCAAACGGATGCGCACACAAGTCCGGGGACCGGCCGAGCTGCTCCAGCACGTAGCTCTCCAACAGCATCTGCGCTGGTGACGCCCACGCTGCTGGATGACTGCCCCGAAGGCCGGGGCGACGGGTGTGCCCCCCCGCATTCGGCCCAGTAGCGGAGCTTGCGGGGCTCCCACGAAGAGCGATGGCTCACGACAGTGCCTTTCCAGCGCGCCCTGCCCGATTCCGGCACGCCATGCACACTGACGGGCTGTCGTACGAACTCGGTGGTGCAGGCCGGTGCAGTCCCACGCTCCTTGCGCTCCAAAGACGCCGGATCGGGCGGCGTTCAGAACGTGGCCCGCCTCGGGCCGAGCCCATTATCGAGCAGCGCTGAGCAGCGCCTTGGTTGAGACAGGTGATATCGCCAGTACTTCACCCGCACGGCCCAGTCGAACTCGGACGGTGCGCGCAGGCGTAGGCCACCGACCAAAGCCAGCCCGGTCATGGGGGTCTGGCCGGCCTCGCCGTGTCGCAGAGGTGGGGAAGCGCGCCCGGGCGTAGGGGATCGGGGCGCTGACAGCCGCATCAAGAGCACTGCTCCCCGCCAGGTCTGCTCGACTGCGAGAGATGCGTGCCAGCCGGACGCTCGACGTCCATCAGGTCCCGAACTGTCCCGGGCCGGTCCTCAGAGGGCATAAAGAGCAACCGTAGGGGCGGGGGCGGCTGCCAGGGCCACTTCCCCCACGAACGCAGTGTGCAGATGGCCTCGCCTCGACTACCGACTGCCAACCCGCACCCGAGTCGTCCTTCATTCTGAAACGCCTGCCGCGTAGGCACGCCGAGACGGTTCGCCCGGGCGGATGCCGGACCTGGGCCGCAGGGAGTCCGGCCCTGCTCGTGTGTCACCACAGCACACCCGCCTCGGCGTCGGTGTATCCGAAGTGCCGGGCCATGTGGACCAGGGCTCGCCGTGTCAGGCCCTTGCGCGCCTTGCGTTCCATCACGGGTACGGCGGTGATCGTGACGGCCATCTCCGACCGGGCGTCACTGTCGGTGGGGCCGAAGGGCTTCAGGTCGATGAACGAGTTCAGGGGGGCAAGACGCCGCTCGGCGCGAGTTGTTCGCAAGTCAGGCGCAGTTCTGTGGTGGGCGGTGCCGCCCAATGCATGGCCGACGGGCCGCCGAGGCAGCGAAGTAGGACGCCGGCGGTGGTCTCCCACGAGCCGAACAGGACGGGCCTGGACCTCGTCGAGTACGAGCTGCGTACCCCCGCCTGCGCCGAGAAGAACGGCCCATGCCGCCGTGTCCTCGACGAGGACCTCCCCACAGCCGACCACGTTCGACTCCATAGCAGTCGGCAGGGCGAGCATCACCGCGACCCTCAGGGCCGCTCCGCCGTCCGGCCCGGCGATCCGTGCACATGTAGCCCGCAGAACGGCCCGAGTTGCCGTGCGGCACCCTGGTCCAAGACATGGCAGGCAGCAGTATCCCCGCCCTCCGAACCGACGAGGAGGCCTCAAGAGACTATGACGCTCGCCAACCCGGAGTGGGAGGCGTGCCTGCACGACTTCCCACCCTGTTTCGACGATGTCTTGGCGCCGTCCCCCACATCACCCGAGGAGGGTATGCGGGTGGATCTTGGCCACCCGCAGGGAAATCGCTGCGCTGGGGCGGTGTGGCAGAGCAGGATGAGGCATGGCCACGCACGATCCCGCCGGCGAAACCGACCGCCCCTCCGCCCCGGAGGCTGTCGGCTATTACGCAGGTGCGGCCGAGATCGCCCGGCATTTGGCGGATGCTGGCCTGACGCCACCCTCCCGATCCGGGCCGACCGGATGGCAGGGCGAGTTCTGCACCGTGGAAGCCCTCCCCGCGGACCAGTGGCCACCCGGCGTGCTCTGGACTGTTGAGGTCGTCCACCACCCCGATACGGCCTACCGGTGGCGCCTAGGACAGAGCGACCCACCCGGAGCAGCAGCACACCGCACCGAACGCCTCATGGCAGTCGCCGACACCCTCACCCACCTCGGCTACGCGGTCAACGTGGTGGACCGCCAGGGCTGGCGCCCGGGCCAACAGGCCCTCCGCGTCCACCGAACCGACCCACCCCCCCACCCCATCCCGCCCTCCGCACGCCCGACCGCCATCACCCGCCTCCACATCGTCACCGACCACCACCACGACACCCCGCCCCACTGACACCACCGACTCGAACGAACGGCGACGAAGCACCGCCCACAACCCGACGGCGTGGCTCGCCGAGGATGCCGACACCGACCCAACCGAACGGTCGGCATCCTCGGCGAGCCACGCCGCGAGGCTGGCAAAGGCCACATCACCCCACCACTCAGCAGAGCAGGTCTCTCCCGCCCCCCGAAACGCACACCAGCGACGACGTCACCAACGGGCCACCGAGAGACGCGCGCCCGCACACGAGTCGCCGACCCGCGTTACGCCCGCATGACGAGAACAAACCCAGGGCACGATGCGCGCTCAGACCGCCACCGCAAGACACACGCCCTCCGCTACGATGCCAACCTGCAGGACGCGCACCGCCGACCGCCAATGCCGCATCCCCGCCCGCGCCGCAGCAGCTCAGACGGCCAAGGGTCCCCACCCAGGCCCGCGACACCCACCCGCACCACTGCGGGCAGGCGCGGGCTGCCCGGAGAGCGGCAACAACCATGCCACGCAAACAGTCCCGCGCCGACCCACGCGCCCGCTCCGCGCAGAAGACCCCGGGCAACAACCACAAGTACACCGAGCCGCTGCGCGCCCATGCATATCGACCTCGCCGAACCGCGCGCGTCGAACCGGAAGGAGACCGACGCATGACCGCGACACCGACCCACGTCTACGTCCTCAGGCACAGCGCCACTCAGGTCGGAAAGGTGGGAATCGCCGCCCTGAACTCCACACGAATCGCTCAACACCAGCGAGAAGAGTGGAACTTGTACCGCGCCATGCTGCTCCCCTCCCGAGAGGCCGCACGGCAGGTCGAACGGTCCGTCTTGCGGCGACTCAAAGCTGACGGGATGGATGCGCACATGCCGGCAGCCCGCATGCCACAAGGAGGTCAGAGCGAGACCGTGAACCTTGACGAGGTACCGGAGGCTGACCTGTGGGACCGGGTGGTTACTGCGGCCCGCGAGGTTCAAGCTCAGGCGGACACCACCCGGGTAGTGTTGTACCTCGCCCGAATGGACGGCATCCCCGTCCTCGCTGCTGGGACTGATAAGCCCCTTGGCCGATCCAAAGGAAGCCCCGAGTGCGCCGTCGGGAAACAGCTTGGCGCTCACGGATGGCTGGTGTACGCGGCGAACATGACCGCAGCCAAGGCGGACGCCGCGCTACGCGGACTCAGGAGCTGGGCAGCCACGGCCGGTATGACCGACCTCAAGTCGCTGCGCAAAGTTGACTGGCCGACGCCGCTAGTACGCAACGTTTACCCCTTGAAGGGCCCGACGGACGAGAGCTTCAAGCAGGCGCGCATAGCGGTCGGAGTGCCGCTTTACCCGATCTCCGAAGACGATCCGGATGAGAACGACGACTGACATCCAGTGGCGTACGGCCCCGGGTTAAAGACTTCCACCACGGCGAGCGCCACTTCGCCGACTGACCGGCGCCCGGCGAAGTCACCGCGCGCCCGTTGGTGTTCGAGGGGTTCAACTTCGAGGCTGAAGCCCCGCGCGATGCGGCCGGAGTGCGTCTCAACGAGCGCCGTGCTCATCCTGGAGTCAGTGGGTCGGGTGGGGAGCGCAACCATTCCTGTGGCCCGATGGTCGTTTACATGCCATCCGTGTACCGGGTGGGCTTTGGTCGCTCCGCCTGGGGATGTTCCTGAGGCGCTGGACTGTGGGAGAACCCTTCATGCATCACCAGACCACCGTGGCAGCCCTCGCCGGGGCACTCGTCCTGTCCGCGTTCGTACTTCCGGGCGCCGCCCAGGCGGATGAGGTCTCGGGCAACATCAAGATCACGAAGGTGGTCGTCAACGGAGGGAAGGACATCGTCCTGGGGACCACGGATGTGAAGACGTTCACCATCGCGGTGACCGCCACGGACGACTCCGGCATCGAGGTCGGAAGAACCTACCCCATCATGTGGCACGGCCCCATCCACAAGCCGAGCGGCGACCCCTACGGTCTCGTGCTCCCCGACGACATCAGGGGCAAGTGCGTGAACCAGAGCCGCACCACGACCACCTGCACCTACACCTTCACCATGAACCCGCGCATCGAACCCCAGGACAACACCACGGCCGGAACCTGGACCGTGAGCGCCTATGCCCTGGCCAACGACGGCGACTACATCAGCAAGGACTCCGCCACGAAGGCAAGAGTCCTACGCAACTCCAAGCTCACGGCCAACGCCTCACCCGAACCGGTACACAAGAACAAGACGATCACCGTGACCGGCGCCCTGACCCGCGCCAACTGGGAGACCTACACGTACGGGGGCTATACCAAGCAGCCGGTCACGCTCCAGTTCAAGAAGAAGGGCACCTCCACCTACACGACCCTCAAGACCGTCACGACGGACAGCAAGGGCAACCTGAAGACCACGACGAAAGCCACCGCGGACGGCTCCTTCCGCTACTCCTTCGCAGGCACGTCCACGACCCCCGCAGTCTTCTCCACGGCGGACTACATCGACGTGAAATAGCCCCACGAAGACCCGACCCGCTGAGCGAAATGGCCTGGGCCGAAGACCCATGAACTAGGCATACATGTCAGGACCAGCGCCGGTCAGGGCAGGAAGTTCTGCTGCCATTGGAGCGAGTCCATGCTCAACGCGGCGTCCGCGAATTGAGCGGCCTACTCACACAGCAAGCCCGCGAGCGGCCTGCCGCCCTCGCCGTCCAGCCCAGCCGCGATGATCCGGTCCGCGACGCCCTTACACATCCCCTCCACCTAACCGACAGCACCGGCAAGCTAGCCCGCCACCTTGAAGAGCGTCATAGGGGCACCCCCACCTTCTGCTCCGGGCCCGGGAGAGGGGAAAAGCCAGGACGTTTCGCCGGAGACTGCGCCCTCGCTGGGCGGGACGCGTAGGTACGGCAGGGGTGTGGGGCCGGCGAAATCCGCCGAGCCCCACACCCTTGCCCTACGCCCTTCGGCCCCGCGAGTGTCGTCATCGTCGGGTGGAAGGAAGCCCAGTGGCTGACCTATCGGCCGTTGCCACCTTGCGGAGGGCCGCTGCAACGGGGCCTCCTATTGTTCTGCGGTGCGTGTCCGGACCGTTGGACCTGCGCCTCTCTTGTACGCGTGCGCACGCGTCCGCGGACTCGTGCATCCACGCGAACGTGGGAACGAGTTCAAGCATGGGGGGACAACGAGTCCCGGCCAAGAGATGTAGGCAAATATTTTCTCGCGGCCCGGATAATCCGATGTGACCTGCGAATACGTGCCAGATTCGCGAGATATTAGATCCGGCGGCGAATCATCCATTGAACAATTCTATTCCGGACGTTAAATAACAGGGTAGTGCTTTATTTATGCTTTGCCTCCAATGGGAACTGGATCGGCATCTTCACGCGTATGCCTGGGTAATGTGGGCTTCGCCGACGCATGTGGCTGCAACCACGAGCGCGAAGCCCTGTGCCCTGCAAGGCACTTGAGCACCAACGTTCCGGACCACGAACCGACCACCCGCCTCCTGTTGGGAGTCAACTTCCTTGTCTTTCCTGCTTCCTGAGCCCGTTCCTGCTGAGCAGAACGGGCCGTGCGCGCACACCCCTGCGAGCACCACGCAGTCCTCGCCGCTGGCCTCTTTACTCTTGCTCGTCATCCTCCTGGGCGCACTGGTCGTCCTGCTCGCCCGGGGAATGAAGCTGGAGGAGGCCCTGGCCATCCTGGGCGTCGCCGGTTTGATGGCCACCGAACTCCGCCAGCGGCTGCTCTGACCCGCCCCCCCCGGCCGGGCCCGTCCCACCGACGGGCCCGGCCCTGCTTCCGGGCTCGGGAAGGAGATGGACACCGTGGCCCGCCCCATGAACCCCTTACCCCCCAGCGACGACCCGCTGATCACCTTCGCCCGCGACCTCCAAACGCTGCGCAAGAAGGCCGGCGACCCACAGCTGGCGACGATGGCCCAGCAGAGCGGGATATCCACCGCGACACTGTCAAACGCCCACGCGGGCAAGAAACTGCCCACCTGGACCACCGTCAACGGCTACGTCCTGGCCTGCGGCGGCAACCCCGAGGACTGGAGCGCGCGCTGGGAAAGCCTCCGCCTGGCAACCGCCACACCCCCCGCCGATCTGTGCCGCGAGGCACTGCACCGATGGGAGCGCACCGCCGACCTCACCCCGCCGCAGGTCACCCACGAAAGCGAACTGCGCGAACTCCTCACGACGCTGCTCAACTTCAACGGTCTCAGCCACCGCACCCTCGCCCAACAGGCCCCCGGCTACTCCCACGTCACCTACAGGGCCGTCCTACGCGGCACGCGCCCACTGCGAGCCAAGATCCTCTACCAAATCCTCATCGGCTGCGGCGTCCACTCCCTGCGCAGCCAGGAGGCATGGTTCCACCTCCTGGGCCGCTTCTCCGCGCGGGAAGCCGTGGAGGGCGGCAAGCTGCTGGCCCGCGTGCAGCAACCCCTGCGATACGCCGGCGACATCAACATGAAAATGCTCAAGGACATCCTCGAACGCCTGGAGCGCGGCCGCGGCCTATCCGCCCTCAACAACATCTCCCACGACAACATCAGCGCCCTGCACACCGCCTACGAGGACATGCTGGCGCTGCTGCTGTCCTCCCTACAACGCTCCGACACCCAACTACCGAACAAACTCGGCTACGCCTTCAACCAGGTCGTGCGCGAGCTGCACAACAGCTCGATTCCCCATCCGGCCGCCATCACCGCCCTCGTCCCACTCGCCATGCCGTTCCACCCCCGCCTGTGCACCCGGGTCACCATGGCACTGAAGAACGGGGGCGAGCTGCTGCGCCGGGCGAACAACGGCGAACTCGGTGTCCACGGCCCCTCCGGGCTCCGGATG
Coding sequences within:
- a CDS encoding DUF5707 domain-containing protein; translated protein: MHHQTTVAALAGALVLSAFVLPGAAQADEVSGNIKITKVVVNGGKDIVLGTTDVKTFTIAVTATDDSGIEVGRTYPIMWHGPIHKPSGDPYGLVLPDDIRGKCVNQSRTTTTCTYTFTMNPRIEPQDNTTAGTWTVSAYALANDGDYISKDSATKARVLRNSKLTANASPEPVHKNKTITVTGALTRANWETYTYGGYTKQPVTLQFKKKGTSTYTTLKTVTTDSKGNLKTTTKATADGSFRYSFAGTSTTPAVFSTADYIDVK